AGTTGCCGCCCGCCACGTTCCGTGACCGGGCCCTGACGGGCACGGCAGGCGGTCGCCGCGCCGCGCCGGAACCGCCCGAAGACAACGAAACCCCCGGCGACCTGCTGAAACGTCGCGGCGCCTGCCGCTGTGAGCGATTCCAGGCCGGGACAAGGGAGGACACCAACTCCTGTACGCCGGGTGATGGCGTTGGCGGCGGTGCTGAATTCGTCGGCGTGTCGCGCGAACCTGGACAGAACCGGCCGGGTCCGCAAAGGTTTGGGCAGACCACGACCCGGGGAGAGTTCGGTGTTTCTCAAAGTCAGCCGCAGCGGCGGATTCGCCGGCCTGACGGCCAGTGGCGAGCTGGACACCTCGGGCCAGCCCGACGCCGAGCTGCTCGAGGCGGTCGCCGTACGGCTCACCGAGCAGCCGCCGGGGACCGGGCGGCCGCAGCCCGACCGGTACGTCTACCGGCTGGAGCTCAGCGCCGGCGAGCGGGTGGCCGCGGTGGTGGTGGCCGAGCAGGACCTGGACCAGGACGCCGCCTGGCTGCTCGACCGGGTCCTGACACACGAGTAAGGCCCCGGGTCTTCGGGGCCCTACTCGCGAGCAGCTACCGCCAGGCGATCTCAGGTGCGCGGTAGAAATTCACGCTGAGCGCGTCCCAGCGCGAGCCCTGACCGGCCAGCCGGTCGGAGTACGTCTTCCAGTCGAGCGCGGACGCCGGCGACCAGCCCAGCTCGGCGATGCCCGGAAGCCGCGGGAACGCCATGTACTCGAGCTTGTCCACGTCGTCCAGCGTCTCGGTCCACAGCGGCGCCTCGACGCCGGCGATCGCGCTCTCCGGCAGGTTCGGGATCAGCGTCGACGGGTTCCACTCGTACGACTTCTGGACGCTGACCAGTCCGGCCCAGTCCTGCCCGATCGGCGTACTCGCGTCGTACTTCATGTCCAGGTACGCCCGGTTCGCCGGTGACATGACGACCTTGGCGCCCTGCGCCGCGGCCTTGCGGGCCAGCTCGCGGGAGCGGTTGTCGTCGGTGCCCCAGTACTGCGCGATGCTGCCCGGCGGGAGCGGCGTCTCGGCGATCTCCTGCCAGCCCATCACCTTCTTGCCCTGCTTGGTGACCAGGGCCGACGCCTTCGGGACGAACGTCAGGTAGTCCGAGTGCGGCGTCGAGTGCGCCTCGTCGCCGCCCAGGTGCAGCACGCTGCCCGGGTTCTGCTCGGCGACCTCGCGGAACACGTCGTCCAGGAAGTCGTACGTGATGTCCTTGCCGACGCACAGCGAGCTGAAGCCGACCTCGGTGCCGGTGTAGAGCGGGGGAGCCACGCCGTCGCAGTTCAGTTCGGCGTACGACGCCAGGGCCGCGTTGGTGTGACCAGGAGTGTCGATCTCGGGGATGACCTCCATGAAGTGGTCAGTGGCGTACTGGACCAGGGCGGCGTACTCCGCCTTGCTGTAGGAGCCGCCGGGCGTCCCGGTGGTCTCCAGGCTGCCGCCGTACGTCGTGAGGCGCGGCCAGCTGTCCACCTGGATCCGCCAGCCCTGGTCGTCGGACAGGTGCAGGTGCAGCTTGTTGAGCTTGTAGAGCGAGGCCAGATCGATGTAGCGCTTCACCTCCGCGACGGAGAAGAAGTGGCGGGACACGTCGAGCATGGCGCCGCGGTAGCCGTACCGGGGCGAGTCGGAGATCGCGGTACCGCTGATGCGCCACGGGCCGGCCTGACGAGTCTTCGACTCGGCCTTGGCTGG
The Kribbella italica DNA segment above includes these coding regions:
- a CDS encoding protealysin inhibitor emfourin, with the protein product MFLKVSRSGGFAGLTASGELDTSGQPDAELLEAVAVRLTEQPPGTGRPQPDRYVYRLELSAGERVAAVVVAEQDLDQDAAWLLDRVLTHE
- a CDS encoding beta-N-acetylhexosaminidase, whose product is MTRLVRPRRQVTLAGLAAAALLASPLLATSPASAEPTAQPQPAASTAPSLIPKPSNQQALPGQSFALQPWSLVGLETSAKESRAARKVADGLTSQLRRSTGYPLPIIPAVPGLVDLKLSTNGPASLGAEGYQLRADRSTLSVVAATPEGLFRGVTTLRQLLPAKAESKTRQAGPWRISGTAISDSPRYGYRGAMLDVSRHFFSVAEVKRYIDLASLYKLNKLHLHLSDDQGWRIQVDSWPRLTTYGGSLETTGTPGGSYSKAEYAALVQYATDHFMEVIPEIDTPGHTNAALASYAELNCDGVAPPLYTGTEVGFSSLCVGKDITYDFLDDVFREVAEQNPGSVLHLGGDEAHSTPHSDYLTFVPKASALVTKQGKKVMGWQEIAETPLPPGSIAQYWGTDDNRSRELARKAAAQGAKVVMSPANRAYLDMKYDASTPIGQDWAGLVSVQKSYEWNPSTLIPNLPESAIAGVEAPLWTETLDDVDKLEYMAFPRLPGIAELGWSPASALDWKTYSDRLAGQGSRWDALSVNFYRAPEIAWR